One window of Quercus robur chromosome 5, dhQueRobu3.1, whole genome shotgun sequence genomic DNA carries:
- the LOC126726459 gene encoding protein TIFY 5A: protein MKRNCNLELCLVPYSASLPSNDSGDDHQPMMEERRGSPQQNQQPQQLTIFYNGKICVSDVTEFQARSILLLATREMEERLKTPTGSDWLKTPTGSDLSSPTLQTEKYSPCTGLSMKRSLQRFLQKRKNRIQATSPY, encoded by the exons ATGAAGAGGAACTGCAATTTGGAACTTTGCCTTGTTCCCTACTCTGCCTCTCTTCCTTCCAATGATTCAGGCGACGACCACCAGCCAat GATGGAAGAGCGAAGAGGAAGCCCACAACAGAACCAGCAACCGCAGCAGCTGACCATTTTTTACAATGGCAAGATTTGCGTTTCTGATGTTACTGAGTTTCAG GCTAGATCCATCTTATTGCTTGCTACAAGAGAAATGGAGGAAAGGCTGAAAACTCCAACGGGGTCAGATTGGCTGAAAACTCCAACTGGGTCAGATCTATCTTCACCAACACTGCAAACTGAGAAATATAGCCCTTGTACTGGTCTTTCCATGAAGAGGTCACTACAAAGGTTTCTCCAGAAGAGAAAGAATCGGATCCAAGCAACATCACCATATTGA